A region from the uncultured Macellibacteroides sp. genome encodes:
- the phoU gene encoding phosphate signaling complex protein PhoU, translated as MKVIEEEINALKGSVSQMWALVHQQLYNAGEALLTGDKELAFKVMNRERRVNAFELKIDSDCEDIIALYAPVAIDLRFVLAMYKINTNLERLGDFAESIARFAGNMPVGEPIDPELIKATRIEEMLKAVLEMMSVTKEAFEKEDSAIASGVFAKDAIVDEINHASASLIADFIETHPGSALSGLFLAGVIRKLERYGDHCTNIAEELIFYLDAKVMKHIGKIDTNVTGAETND; from the coding sequence ATGAAAGTTATAGAAGAGGAAATAAATGCGTTAAAAGGAAGCGTCAGCCAAATGTGGGCATTGGTGCATCAACAATTATATAATGCAGGTGAAGCGCTTTTAACAGGCGATAAAGAACTTGCGTTTAAAGTAATGAATCGCGAACGTCGTGTAAATGCTTTTGAACTAAAGATTGACAGCGATTGTGAAGATATAATTGCTTTGTATGCACCTGTAGCCATTGACTTACGGTTCGTACTGGCTATGTATAAGATTAACACAAACCTGGAACGATTAGGCGATTTTGCTGAAAGCATAGCCCGCTTTGCAGGAAACATGCCTGTAGGCGAGCCTATTGATCCGGAACTGATAAAAGCTACCCGAATAGAAGAAATGCTTAAAGCCGTTCTGGAAATGATGTCTGTAACAAAAGAGGCTTTCGAAAAAGAGGATTCTGCTATTGCCTCGGGTGTTTTTGCCAAAGACGCTATTGTTGATGAGATAAATCATGCATCGGCCTCTCTTATTGCAGATTTCATCGAAACCCATCCGGGTAGTGCTTTGTCCGGGCTGTTTTTGGCAGGTGTAATCAGAAAACTGGAACGCTATGGAGATCATTGCACCAACATTGCAGAAGAATTGATCTTTTATCTGGATGCCAAAGTCATGAAACATATAGGAAAAATCGATACAAATGTAACTGGTGCAGAAACTAATGATTGA